A window of the Cucurbita pepo subsp. pepo cultivar mu-cu-16 chromosome LG01, ASM280686v2, whole genome shotgun sequence genome harbors these coding sequences:
- the LOC111789185 gene encoding sedoheptulose-1,7-bisphosphatase, chloroplastic-like — METGIACCARGVFLPNLSSRHSTPLLSPFATRSLKASSLFGESLRQIPKSSVKVASRPRSVPSKTRCEIGDSLEEFLTKATPDKGLIRLLTCMGEALRTISFKVRTASCGGTACINSFGDEQLAVDMLADKLLFEALRYSHSCRYACSEEVPELQDMGGPVEGGFSVAFDPLDGSSIVDTNFSVGTIFGVWPGDKLTGVKGSDQAAAAMGVYGPRTTYVLALKDFPGTHEFLLLDEGKWQHVKETTEIGEGKLFSPGNLRATFDNPDYDKLINYYVKEKYTLRYTGGMVPDVNQIIVKEKGIFTNVTSPSTKAKLRLLFEVAPLGFLVEKAGGYSSDGRQSVLDKVIEKLDERTQVAYGSKEEIIRFEETLYGSSRFKSGVPVGGAV, encoded by the exons ATGGAGACTGGAATTGCTTGCTGTGCTCGTGGGGTTTTTCTCCCCAATCTTTCTTCCCGGCATTCAACTCCTCTCCTGTCTCCTTTCGCCACCAGG AGTCTAAAAGCGAGCTCGCTATTTGGGGAGTCATTAAGGCAAATTCCCAAGTCATCAGTGAAAGTGGCATCAAGGCCAAGGAGTGTTCCTTCCAAAACCAGATGTGAGATTGGTGATAGTCTG GAAGAGTTTCTCACCAAAGCAACCCCTGATAAGGGATTGATCAGATTGTTGACGTGCATGGGAGAAGCTTTGAGGACCATTTCCTTCAAAGTCAGGACGGCTTCTTGTGGAGGAACTGCCTGTATCAACTCCTTTGGAGATGAACAGCTTGCTGTTGATATGCTTGCGGATAAGCTTCTATTCGAG GCCTTGAGATACTCACACTCATGCAGATATGCTTGCTCTGAAGAAGTGCCAGAGCTTCAAGACATGGGAGGCCCTGTTGAAG GAGGGTTCAGTGTTGCATTTGACCCGCTTGATGGTTCAAGTATTGTTGACACGAACTTTAGTGTTGGCACCATCTTTGGAGTGTGGCCAGGTGATAAGTTAACTGGAGTGAAGGGAAGTGACCAAGCTGCTGCAGCCATGGGAGTTTACGGTCCTCGCACGACATATGTTCTTGCTCTGAAAGACTTCCCTGGCACTCATGAGTTCCTTCTTCTTGACGAAG GAAAATGGCAACACGTTAAAGAGACGACAGAGATTGGGGAAGGAAAACTGTTCTCTCCAGGAAATTTGAGAGCCACATTTGATAACCCTGACTATGACAag CTGATCAACTACTATGTGAAGGAAAAATACACATTAAGATACACTGGTGGAATGGTTCCTGATGTCAACCAG ATTATTGTGAAAGAGAAGGGGATTTTCACAAATGTGACATCTCCCTCAACCAAAGCTAAGCTGAGGCTGTTATTTGAGGTAGCTCCTTTGGGATTTTTAGTGGAGAAAGCAGGAGGTTACAGCAGCGATGGTCGTCAGTCTGTGCTGGACAAGGTGATCGAGAAGCTCGACGAAAGGACCCAAGTTGCTTATGGGTCTAAAGAAGAGATCATTCGTTTCGAAGAAACGCTCTATGGATCGTCAAGGTTTAAGTCAGGGGTGCCAGTTGGTGGTGCAGTTTAA
- the LOC111808242 gene encoding uncharacterized protein LOC111808242, translated as MEVGANCRVLDQPRFICAAMGFQKSKEPSSVFRNGSFYRKPHRNFGCKAILQDFQVPVEKKKINVVDELSSLVALSPLDGRYWGKVKDLAPYLSEYGLIFYRVLVEIKWLLKLSQIPEIVEVPRFSEDASAFLQGLIDNFCEDDALEIKSIEKVTNHDVKAVEYFLKQRCQSHPEICKVLEFFHFSCTSEDINNLAHGLMLKESLENVVLPFMDKLTNAISTMAKDNAHIPILCRTHGQPASPSTLGKEMAIFAVRLSRERLEVSKVKIMGKFAGAVGNYNAHLVAYPNVNWPKVAEEFVNSLDLSFNPYVTQIETHDYMARLFFTIVRYNNILIDFDRDIWSYISLGYFKQITKAGEIGSSTMPHKVNPIDFENSEGNLGVANGALAQLSEKLPISRWQRDLTDSTVIRNMGVGLGHSLLAYKSTLQGIGKLQVNESRINDDLDQSWEVLAEPIQTVMRRYGVPEPYEKLKELTRGKTVSKESIRRFIEGLEIPKEAKTNLLDLTPQSYVGAAVELARDVDMALNLVSRGEVF; from the exons ATGGAGGTCGGAGCGAACTGTAGGGTTTTGGACCAGCCCCGATTCATTTGCGCGGCAATGGGTTTTCAAAAATCTAAAGAACCCTCAAGTGTTTTTCGAAATGGTTCCTTTTATCGTAAGCCCCACAGAAATTTTGGTTGCAAAGCCATTCTACAAGATTTCCAGGTACCGGTGGAAAAG AAGAAAATCAATGTTGTAGATGAGCTCTCAAGTTTGGTGGCTTTGTCTCCCTTAGATGGTCGTTATTGGGGTAAGGTCAAGGACTTGGCCCCCTATCTAAGCGAATATGGGTTGATCTTCTACCGGGTTCTGGTTGAG ATCAAGTGGTTACTGAAGCTATCGCAAATTCCTGAAATCGTAGAGGTCCCAAGATTCAGTGAAGATGCTTCTGCTTTTTTACAAGGATTAATTGATAATTTCTGCGAGGATGATGCCTTGGAGATTAAAAGCATTGAAAAAGTCACGAATCATGATGTAAAAGCAgttgaatatttcttaaaacagAGGTGTCAATCACATCCTGAGATTTGTAAG GTGCTTgaattctttcatttctcttgcACATCCGAGGATATTAACAATCTTGCCCATGGACTCATGCTGAAAGAGTCATTAGAAAACGTTGTGCTCCCTTTTATGGACAAGCTGACAAATGCAATAAGCACCATGGCCAAAGATAACGCTCACATTCCGATTCTTTGCCGTACCCATGGACAG CCAGCATCACCTTCAACCTTGGGGAAGGAAATGGCAATATTTGCAGTCAGACTAAGTAGAGAAAGGTTGGAAGTTTCTAAGGTGAAGATAATGGGGAAGTTTGCTGGTGCAGTTGGAAATTATAATGCGCATCTTGTTGCATATCCAAATGTTAACTGGCCGAAAGTGGCCGAAGAGTTCGTAAACTCTTTGGATTTGAGTTTCAATCCCTACGTAACTCAG ATTGAAACGCATGACTACATGGCAAGACTCTTTTTTACCATTGTGAGATACAACAACATCTTGATTGATTTTGACAGAGATATTTGGAGTTACATATCTTTGGGCTACTTTAAACAG ATAACGAAGGCTGGTGAAATCGGTTCTTCAACAATGCCTCACAAAGTAAATcctattgattttgaaaatagtGAAGGTAATCTTGGTGTGGCTAATGGAGCATTGGCACAATTAAGTGAAAAGTTACCTATATCTCGGTGGCAG CGTGACTTGACTGATTCTACTGTTATAAGGAACATGGGTGTTGGACTTGGACATTCTCTTCTTGCCTACAAAAGTACACTTCAAGGAATAGGAAAGCTTCAG GTTAATGAGAGTCGTATCAACGATGATTTGGACCAATCATGGGAGGTCCTTGCTGAACCAATACAGACT GTCATGCGAAGATACGGTGTTCCGGAGCCTTACGAGAAGCTAAAGGAATTAACGAGAGGAAAGACGGTGAGCAAAGAAAGTATAAGGAGGTTTATTGAAGGGTTGGAAATACCGAAGGAAGCAAAGACCAATCTGTTGGATCTAACGCCTCAGAGCTATGTTGGGGCAGCGGTTGAATTGGCCAGGGATGTAGACATGGCCTTGAATCTTGTGAGCAGGGGAGAGGTCTTCTAA
- the LOC111811835 gene encoding transcription factor DIVARICATA-like: METLYPSSHLSTSAWFLLHNPTTKWTKEENKMFESALAIYDKETPDRWLKVAAMIPGKTVGDVIKQYRELEEDVCEIEAGRFPIPGYDLASSFSFEFGDDRNFDVYRRKSCVGRGSDHERKKGVPWTEEEHKQFLRGLLKYGKGDWRNISRNFVNSKTPTQVASHAQKYFMRQLSGGKDKRRPSIHDITTVNLTEATASENEKLLPCLDQNEKAGCYQKVLFDWKGATNGGLLGLGPNYSDCVVSFPSGIVANGVKKEQHHRELKDAYYGTYSILHQIYR; encoded by the exons ATGGAGACTCTGTACCCATCTTCCCACCTCTCCACTTCCGCCTGGTTCCTGCTTCATAATCCAACCACAAAGTGGACCAAGGAAGAGAACAAGATGTTTGAGAGCGCCCTCGCTATATATGATAAGGAAACGCCTGACAGATGGCTCAAGGTTGCGGCCATGATCCCTGGAAAGACTGTGGGAGATGTGATTAAGCAATATAGAGAGCTTGAAGAAGATGTTTGTGAAATAGAAGCTGGGAGATTCCCAATCCCAGGTTATGATCTCGCCTCTTCTTTTTCGTTTGAGTTCGGGGATGATCGAAATTTCGATGTGTATAGAAGGAAATCTTGTGTTGGTAGGGGCTCTGATcatgaaaggaagaaagggGTTCCATGGACAGAGGAAGAACACaa GCAATTCCTGAGGGGACTTTTGAAATATGGAAAAGGGGATTGGAGGAACATTTCAAGAAACTTTGTGAACTCAAAAACACCAACCCAAGTGGCAAGCCATGCCCAAAAGTACTTCATGAGGCAGCTATCAGGAGGGAAGGACAAGAGACGGCCAAGCATCCATGACATCACGACCGTGAATCTCACAGAAGCCACTGCATCAGAGAATGAGAAACTGTTGCCTTGTTTGGATCAGAATGAGAAGGCAGGCTGCTATCAAAAGGTGTTGTTTGATTGGAAAGGAGCCACCAACGGGGGACTGCTCGGTTTAGGACCTAACTATAGCGATTGTGTTGTGTCATTCCCATCTGGGATTGTTGCAAATGGAGTAAAGAAGGAGCAACATCATCGAGAACTGAAGGATGCATATTATGGAACTTACTCCATATTGCATCAAATTTACAGATAA
- the LOC111791975 gene encoding coronatine-insensitive protein 1-like, producing the protein MEERNVCRMNTGMSDEVLGCVMPYIHDPKDRDAISQVCRRWHELDALTRKHVTIALCYTTTPERLRRRFVHLESLELKGKPRAAMFNLIPEDWGGFVTPWVKEIADSFNCLKYLHFRRMIVVDSDLEVLARARGRVLHSLKLDKCSGFSTDGLFHIGRSCRNLKTLFLEESSIDEKDGEWLHELATNNTVLETLNFYMTDLVKVRFQDLELIARNCRSLISVKISDCEILDLVGFFRAVGSLEEFCGGSFNDQPERYAAVALPQSLRSLGLSYMGRNEMPIVFPFANLLKKLDLLYALLHTEDHCTLIQRCPNLEVLETRNVIGDRGLEVLARHCKKLKRLRIERGADEQGLEDEEGLVSQRGLIALAQGCLKLEYLAVYVSDITNSSLEYIGRYSKNLCDFRLVLLDREASITDLPLDNGVQALLRGCSEKLRRFALYLRPGGLTDVGLGYIGRYSPNVRWMLLGYVGQSDAGLLEFSRGCPSLQKLEMRGCCFSEHALAASVMQLTSLRYLWVQGYRGSSSGRDLLAMARPFWNIELIPSRRVVVVDQVGGRVVVEHPAHILAYYSLAGPRTDFPDSVVPLDSSSLIAA; encoded by the exons ATGGAGGAACGGAACGTTTGTAGAATGAATACGGGGATGTCGGATGAGGTTCTTGGCTGTGTAATGCCCTATATTCATGACCCCAAAGATCGTGACGCTATCTCTCAGGTTTGCCGGAGATGGCACGAACTGGATGCGCTTACTCGCAAGCACGTTACCATCGCTCTTTGCTACACCACCACGCCTGAACGGCTACGACGGCGGTTTGTCCATCTCGAATCCTTGGAATTGAAGGGCAAACCCAGGGCGGCGATGTTTAATTTGATACCAGAGGATTGGGGAGGGTTTGTGACCCCTTGGGTGAAAGAGATTGCTGATTCTTTCAATTGCTTGAAGTATCTCCACTTCCGCCGTATGATTGTCGTCGATTCGGATCTGGAGGTTCTTGCTCGTGCACGTGGCCGTGTTCTTCACTCGCTTAAACTCGACAAGTGCTCTGGATTCTCCACAGATGGACTATTTCATATTGGACGATCCTGCAG GAATTTAAAAACGTTGTTTCTGGAGGAGAGCTCAATAGATGAGAAAGATGGGGAATGGCTACACGAACTTGCGACCAACAACACAGTTCTTGAAACGTTGAATTTTTACATGACAGATCTTGTCAAAGTCAGATTTCAAGATCTTGAACTTATAGCCAGAAACTGCCGTTCCTTAATTTCTGTGAAAATTagtgattgtgagatccttgATCTTGTGGGGTTCTTTCGAGCTGTTGGTTCTTTGGAGGAATTTTGTGGAGGTTCCTTCAATGATCAACCAGAGAGGTATGCTGCTGTAGCCTTGCCACAGAGTCTCCGCAGTTTGGGTCTTTCATACATGGGAAGGAATGAAATGCCAATAGTCTTCCCTTTTGCAAACCTACTCAAGAAGTTGGACCTCTTGTATGCTCTCCTTCATACGGAGGACCATTGTACTTTGATTCAGAGATGCCCCAACTTAGAAGTGCTTGAG ACTAGAAACGTCATTGGAGATAGAGGGTTAGAAGTACTTGCACGGCATTGTAAGAAACTTAAAAGGCTTAGAATTGAGCGAGGGGCGGATGAGCAGGGATTGGAGGACGAGGAAGGGCTTGTTTCACAAAGAGGATTGATTGCTTTGGCTCAAGGCTGTCTGAAACTGGAATACTTGGCTGTCTATGTATCCGATATCACAAATTCTTCTCTCGAGTACATCGGCAGGTACTCGAAAAATCTCTGCGATTTTCGCCTCGTCCTGCTTGATCGAGAAGCGAGTATAACAGATTTGCCACTTGACAATGGAGTTCAAGCTCTGTTGAGAGGGTGTTCTGAAAAGCTGAGAAGATTTGCTTTGTATCTTCGGCCTGGTGGATTGACGGACGTTGGTCTTGGTTACATAGGGAGGTACAGCCCAAATGTAAGATGGATGCTTCTTGGTTATGTGGGGCAGTCTGATGCTGGGCTGTTGGAATTCTCTCGCGGCTGTCCCAGCCTGCAGAAGCTTGAGATGAGAGGCTGTTGCTTTAGTGAGCATGCATTGGCAGCCTCCGTCATGCAACTCACTTCCCTCAGGTACCTCTGGGTTCAAGGCTACAGAGGGTCCTCCTCAGGCCGTGATCTTCTGGCAATGGCACGCCCGTTCTGGAACATCGAATTGATTCCATCGAGACGAGTCGTGGTGGTTGATCAAGTCGGGGGTAGGGTGGTGGTTGAGCACCCTGCACATATACTGGCATACTACTCCCTAGCAGGGCCAAGAACCGATTTTCCAGACAGTGTCGTGCCGCTAGATTCATCGTCCTTGATCGCTGCATAG